In Dyadobacter sp. NIV53, a single window of DNA contains:
- the dacB gene encoding D-alanyl-D-alanine carboxypeptidase/D-alanyl-D-alanine-endopeptidase, with translation MKFLLNLFFIHFCYAGFSQSVDSLALTNFSDAVLELQNSEIFRNGSLAVSLKTVKEGKPVFALNQERSLPSASILKLVSTATVLSVLGGDYRFQTFLEYDGTISGDTLTGNIYIRGSGDPSLGSDRFKGYPIASELVKRWAEAVSKAGIRYIKGQVIGDASFFDRQSLADSWIWADLGNYYGAGVRGLNFNENQYKVKFKPGTEPGDPAAYLGIEPAISYLFFKNQVTTGEKGSGDQTVIYSDPLGNNVLLTGTVPLGFTTFSVKGSIPNPSEYIAFALKETLISFQIPVVGGNELSGTPIPLLSPRKILDEYKSPMLRELCLQTNLWSINLYADTFLKQIGKRLTGNSEYDASAKAMSDYWITRRADLRGFFIKDGSGLSPSGSVTVQNMTDILSAVSKETSFNDFYKSIAILGQTGTVRNLGKGTKASGNVRAKSGSIEGTRAYAGYVTSRSGELLSFAIIAHKYQPGSNRVVSEELVRLMALMAAL, from the coding sequence ATGAAATTCCTTTTAAATCTGTTTTTTATTCATTTTTGTTATGCTGGTTTTTCTCAATCTGTTGATAGCCTGGCTCTAACTAATTTTAGCGACGCTGTCTTAGAATTACAAAACAGTGAAATATTCCGAAACGGTTCACTGGCAGTCAGTTTAAAGACTGTTAAAGAAGGAAAACCTGTTTTTGCATTAAATCAGGAGCGTTCCCTTCCTTCTGCTTCCATTTTAAAATTGGTTTCCACTGCAACCGTGTTGTCGGTATTGGGAGGCGATTACCGGTTCCAAACGTTTCTTGAATACGACGGAACGATCAGCGGTGACACTTTAACTGGCAATATTTATATTCGTGGTTCCGGAGACCCGTCTTTGGGAAGCGATCGTTTTAAAGGGTATCCAATCGCGTCAGAATTGGTAAAGAGGTGGGCAGAGGCTGTTTCGAAAGCCGGAATCCGATATATCAAAGGACAGGTTATTGGTGATGCGTCATTTTTCGACAGACAATCCTTAGCTGACAGCTGGATATGGGCTGATTTGGGAAATTACTATGGAGCGGGCGTTCGGGGGCTAAATTTTAATGAAAATCAGTATAAAGTCAAATTCAAGCCGGGCACTGAACCGGGCGATCCTGCGGCTTATCTGGGAATTGAACCGGCTATATCGTACTTGTTTTTTAAAAACCAGGTAACCACGGGAGAAAAAGGTTCGGGTGATCAGACTGTCATTTACAGTGATCCTCTTGGTAATAATGTTTTGCTAACCGGAACTGTTCCGTTGGGTTTTACCACATTTTCAGTAAAAGGTTCTATACCGAACCCATCGGAGTATATAGCTTTTGCTTTAAAAGAAACCCTGATAAGTTTTCAGATTCCGGTTGTTGGTGGAAATGAATTATCTGGCACACCCATTCCGTTATTAAGTCCAAGGAAAATTCTCGACGAATATAAGTCACCCATGTTACGCGAATTATGCCTGCAAACAAATCTCTGGAGCATTAATTTATATGCAGATACTTTTCTAAAACAAATAGGAAAACGGCTGACGGGAAATTCGGAATACGATGCTTCCGCAAAAGCAATGTCGGATTACTGGATAACACGCAGGGCTGATTTAAGAGGTTTTTTTATTAAGGATGGAAGCGGCCTTTCTCCGTCAGGTTCGGTTACCGTTCAGAACATGACAGATATTTTAAGTGCTGTAAGCAAAGAAACCAGTTTTAATGATTTCTATAAAAGCATTGCAATTCTGGGGCAAACAGGAACAGTGCGTAATTTGGGCAAAGGAACAAAAGCTTCCGGTAATGTGAGAGCTAAAAGCGGTTCCATTGAAGGGACCCGTGCTTATGCAGGCTATGTTACTTCACGTTCAGGCGAGCTTTTGAGCTTTGCTATTATTGCACATAAATACCAGCCGGGCAGCAACCGTGTTGTTTCGGAAGAATTAGTCAGGTTAATGGCTTTGATGGCAGCACTGTGA